Within Oribacterium sp. oral taxon 102, the genomic segment CAGACTTCTTGCAGACTCAGAACTGCGTTATCCTTACGAAGGTTCAAAGACACTGATGCACGTATTCGACAAATTTGAAGATTCAGATTTGATTGCAGAATTACTGGGAGGTATGTATGCGGAACTACCCGAAAATAAACCCAAGAAAACCAAATGAGACTGATAAATTCACAGTTTTTGTAACTGCAACGCAATAAGAAATGAGACAACTATGTTTTTTGAATATATCAAACTTTGCTCTTCAAATTCTTCTTCACAAATTTACAGGTATCGCACACAACTTCAACAAAATGGCATATCCAGTAAGCTAAAAACAAGATGGTTTCGGCAGATCCATCCAATAGATAAGACTGTTTTTGGTGAAATCGAAGTACGACTGCCAATGGTGACCTATTCTTTATTTGTAAAAAAAGGGATGAAGTCTTCGCACGAATCATAATAAGGGAGTTAGAAACAGAGTTTGAATAAGCTATACCAAAAAAGGAGACTGCTGTTTGGCGGTCTCCTAAAAAAATGATCAAATATCGAAAAACGTAGCGCCTTGCTAAAAGTCTCTGTATTGAGCCTTGTACGATATTTGAAGCAGTCGTAAATCGTTTGCTCACGGTCATAAACAGTCAGCGTTACTTCGTTAAAAATATCGCTTGACTTGATTCTGAATATCCATCAGCATACCTGCTTTGTAAAAATCAAATACATAAAATGATGTCATGTGTTTGATTTTTATTATACTCATAATCTCGAGATATGCGGAGAATGTTATGCCGGGAATTTTCAGCAACAGCGCACTGACTGTCAATCCGTGCTGCAGCTTCTATAAAAGAAGCTGCAGCACTCACGCCGGTTGGACATATATGGTGCCGAAGTGTTATACCACCGGCTGGAACTTCTTTCTCGGGAGGTACCGTCCCCGGTTCTCAACCAGCACCTTTCCCTCCCGCGCGGTCAGCGTGCCGCGGAGGTAAACCTGCTCGATCATGCCGGTGAGCTCCATGCCCTCGAGCGGTGCGTAGTCACAGCGGGAGACCTGTGTCTCGACGGAGATCCTCTTTTTCCGCTCCGGATTCAGGATGACGAGATCGGCATCGCTGCCCTCTTGGATCACACCCTTCTCCGGATAGAGTCCGTAGAGCTTCGCGGGATTCTCGGAGAGGACGGCGCAGAGCCGTTCCTTCGTGAGTCTGCCCTTCGAGACGCCCTCGGAGAACATGACCTCGCCGCGGGTCTCGACGCCCGGCATTCCGCCCGGGAGGCGGCGGAAGTCGCCCGCACCGAGCCTCTTCTGCTCCGTGGTGAAGGCACAGTGGTCGGTGGAAACGGTCTGGATCTCGCCTGAAGCGAGTGCTTTCCAGAGCGCTTCCTGATCCTTCTCGGTACGGAGCGGCGGGGAGATCACATACTTCGCGCCCTCGAAGCCCGGGAGCTCGTAGAGCGCTGCTGTCTGGGTGAGATACTGCGGGCAGGTCTCGGCAAAGACAGTCTGTCCGCGCTTCCGTGCAGCGCGGATCTCCTCGAGCCCCTCCGCGCAGGTCAGATGGACATCGATGACCGGCGTATCCACGACCTCCGCGATATGGAGGAGCCTGCCGATTGCCTCCGCCTCCGCGGCAGCGGGGCGGGTCCGGTAATGGGAGGAGACAGCAGAGCGGGTCTTCTCGTCCGAGGCATATTCCTTCTGCAATGCGGCGATCAGCCCGGTGTTCTCACAGTGTACGCCGGTGATGCCGCCAACCTCCTTGAGCCGTTTCAGGATCTCATAGAGCTCCATGTCGTCGACCCTCGTGTCATAGGTCATGTAGAGCTTGAAGGTACTGAGCCCCTCATCCATCATTCTCTGGCAGTCTGTCCTCGTCTGCTCGTTCCAGTCGGTGATGGACATATGGATGCCGTAGTCGCAGGAGGTACCCGCCTCCGCCTTTCGGAGCCAGTTTTGGAAGCCCTCCTCGAGCGTTTCCCCCTTGTATTGCGTGCCGAAGTCGATGATGGTGGTTGTGCCGCCGCTGACCGCTGCCCTCGTGCCGGAGGCGAAGTCGTCACAGGTGACCGTACCGGCGACGTGCAGGTCGAAGTGTGTGTGGGCGTCAATGAAGCCCGGGAAGATCAGCCTTCCGCTTGCGTCCACTCTCTCCGCTTCCTCCGGGAGAGAGGAGAGAAACTGCTGTTCTGCATCCGCCTCTTCCTTCCGGAAGATTTTCCGGATCTTTTCTCCGTCCAGCAGGAGGTCGGCGGGGAAGCTCCCCTTCGGCGTCACGATCATACCGTTTTGAATCAGAATCATATGTACTCCTTTCCGAGGACAGGAACGCCGGACCGGGATATGCCAATGCGCATATGGCACTGGCAGGAGTGCAGGGCGGCGTTTCCCGAGAATAAATGCCCCGGGACAGTGTCCCGAGGCGTGGAATCCTCCTTAGAGGATCAGATAGTTATAATTATTGTATACCGTGTCTACGAGCTCCGCGATGCGGTAGAAGAGCTTCGAGCTCTTGTCTCCTATGGTATAATGCATTTTCTGCCCGCCGAGACGCACGACAGTTTCCTTGTCCTGAAGGAAGGCGAAGCCGTCGTTTTCAGATTCGTCCATATCCGCCTCATTGGTGAAGAGCGTGAACTTTTCCTTGTACGGCGCGGAGTCATACGGACAGAAGCTCTCGCAGTTTCCGCACTCATTGCACATATAGTCGATGTGGAGGATCTGACGCATCTCTCTTCCCGGAACCTTGATGGCGAAGTTCGCGCGGTTCGGGCAGACATCCGCACAGTTCTCACAGATGTGGTCGCAGGCGAGACAGCGGCTGTCTGCTGTTCCCTTTGCCGGTGCATCGGCGAGATTTCCCTTCTTGGAGAAGATCTTCTCATCGGTGACGAGAGAGGGGCGGTCGATGCCGATTTCCCGGTTCAGGATCGCCTCGCAGGCGAGCTTCGCGTCTGCGATCGCCCTTACGATGACGGAAGCTCCGAAGGCACCGTCTCCCGCGGCATAGACGCCCGGCAGAGAGGTCTCGTTCCGCTCGTTCAGAATCGGAAGTCCCTTCTCATCACTGCGGATGCCGTTCTTCTCATAGAAGCTGCCGTCCACCCTTTCGCCGATGGAGGCAATGACGGTATCGCAGGGGATCTCGACCAGCTCCTCGGTCTCCTTTACAGAGCGTCTGCCGCTCTGATCCATTTCCGAGAGAACCATCCGGTGGCAGAGCAGCTTTCCGTCCCGAAGCGTGAACGGTGCGAGCAGCTCGCGGAAGTCCACGCCGTCCGCGATCGCCTCCTCCAGCTCCTCCTGATCTGCCGGCATATAGCGCTTGGTTCTGCGGTATACGAGGTAGACATTTTCGACACCCTCTGTCCGCTTCGCGGCGCGCGCGGTATCCATCGCGGTATTTCCCGCGCCGACGATGACGACATTCTTCCCGACGGAGAGCCTGCCGTCCTTTTCCTTGAATTCATGCAGGAAGTCCAGTGCATTGACGGCGCTTCCCTCCGCGAGCCGGAGCGCGCCGCTCTTGTGTGCGCCGATCGCGAGGAGCACCGCATCGAAGCCATGTTCTGTCCTGAAGGTGCTGACATCGTCGATGCGGACGCCGAGGTGGAAGACGGCACCGAGCTTCTCTGCAAGCGCAACATCCTTCTGAATCTCCTCTGCAGGGAGACGGAAGGATGGAATTACATTTGCAACTACGCCGCCGGCGCGTTTCGCCTCGTCATAGACGTGTACCTCGACACCTGCACGGGCAAGGAAAAATGCTGCGGAGATGCCGGCGGGACCGGCACCGATGATACCGACCTTCCTGCCGATTGGCGCTGCCGGCGTGAGGGAGGCAAGCACTGCGTCGAAGCCGTTTCTTGCGGAGATCAGCTTATTTTCCCGGATCTGCACCGGTGTCTCATAGTGATTCCGGGTACAGCTCGTCTGGCAGACATGTGTACAGATGTTTCCGGTCATAAACGGCAGAGGGTTCTTGTCGAGGATGACCTGCAGTGCCTCCTCGTATTTGCCTTCATTGCACAGACGCCCATAGCTCGTGATATCCTGATGGATCGGACAGCGGTCGCGGCAGGGCATGGTGTAGCAGTCCACGAGCGGCACCTTTCTCTCGGACTTCCGGGAGGGGATCGGCTTGATCGGCTTCACATAGTGCGGGTCGGTAATCATCTTCTCGCAGATCTGATTGACCAGCTCCAGCTTTACGCCGTCCCATGCACCCGGCTTCTCCTCATGGAGGAGCTCCGCGAGCTGGAGGAGGCGGAGATAACCGCCGGTCTTCAGAAGCGTGGTCGCCATCGTGACAGGCCAGATCCCGGCGTCGATCACATCCTTGATATTGAAGTAGTCGCAGCCGCCGGAGTAGGAGATGCGGAGCCTGCCGTCGAAGTCCTGCGAGAGCCGCTTCGCCACGGTGATGGACAACGGGAAGAGGGACTTTCCGGACATATACATCTCTTCGGACGGAAGCTCGTGGTTCTTCACGTCTACCGGGAAGGTATTGGTGATCTTGACACCAAAGGAGAGACCCTTTGACTCTGCAAGCGCGAGGAGGCGCGTGAGCATCGGGATTGCATCCGTGTACTGCAAATCACCGAGGAAATGATTGTCGGTAAACTGGATGTAGTCATAGCCCATGCTGTTGAGGAGCTTTCTCGCCGTCTCGTAGCCGAGGAGAGTCGGGTTGCACTTTACGAAGGTATGCAGACCCTTCTCGGTGAGGAGGTAGGAGGCGATCGCCTCAATCTCGGAGGGCGGACAGCCGTGCAGGGTGGAAACCGTCACGGAATTGACGATGTTCTCCTGAATTGCCTCGACATCTGCTGCAGTCAGCCTCTCAAAGCGGTCGAGATTGCTGAGCAGCCAGCTTCTGCACTCTCGGAAGATTCCGGTGTTCCCGGCGTGCATCATGGAATCGAGGAAGGTATTGACCTTTTCGCCCTTGATGCCCTCGAGGTCATAGCCCACAGAGATATTGAACTGGAAGGCGTCCGGATCGCCGAG encodes:
- a CDS encoding TfoX/Sxy family protein gives rise to the protein MNEFNEYVRECFSAAGDIVIKSMMGGYLVYLKGKLIGDIGDKELFLKRTPTSDRLLADSELRYPYEGSKTLMHVFDKFEDSDLIAELLGGMYAELPENKPKKTK
- the hydA gene encoding dihydropyrimidinase, with the translated sequence MILIQNGMIVTPKGSFPADLLLDGEKIRKIFRKEEADAEQQFLSSLPEEAERVDASGRLIFPGFIDAHTHFDLHVAGTVTCDDFASGTRAAVSGGTTTIIDFGTQYKGETLEEGFQNWLRKAEAGTSCDYGIHMSITDWNEQTRTDCQRMMDEGLSTFKLYMTYDTRVDDMELYEILKRLKEVGGITGVHCENTGLIAALQKEYASDEKTRSAVSSHYRTRPAAAEAEAIGRLLHIAEVVDTPVIDVHLTCAEGLEEIRAARKRGQTVFAETCPQYLTQTAALYELPGFEGAKYVISPPLRTEKDQEALWKALASGEIQTVSTDHCAFTTEQKRLGAGDFRRLPGGMPGVETRGEVMFSEGVSKGRLTKERLCAVLSENPAKLYGLYPEKGVIQEGSDADLVILNPERKKRISVETQVSRCDYAPLEGMELTGMIEQVYLRGTLTAREGKVLVENRGRYLPRKKFQPVV
- the ygfK gene encoding putative selenate reductase subunit YgfK, with product MSDIMTPIPFGKLMNRILLEHKSGSVFGMQKCYRASGEPYTLFGRKLETKIGPAAGPNTQLAQNIVASYYGGSRFFELKTVQKMDGRELATCVAKPCISAEDECYNCEWSTELEVPQAFEEYVKAWFAIKAIAREWALGDPDAFQFNISVGYDLEGIKGEKVNTFLDSMMHAGNTGIFRECRSWLLSNLDRFERLTAADVEAIQENIVNSVTVSTLHGCPPSEIEAIASYLLTEKGLHTFVKCNPTLLGYETARKLLNSMGYDYIQFTDNHFLGDLQYTDAIPMLTRLLALAESKGLSFGVKITNTFPVDVKNHELPSEEMYMSGKSLFPLSITVAKRLSQDFDGRLRISYSGGCDYFNIKDVIDAGIWPVTMATTLLKTGGYLRLLQLAELLHEEKPGAWDGVKLELVNQICEKMITDPHYVKPIKPIPSRKSERKVPLVDCYTMPCRDRCPIHQDITSYGRLCNEGKYEEALQVILDKNPLPFMTGNICTHVCQTSCTRNHYETPVQIRENKLISARNGFDAVLASLTPAAPIGRKVGIIGAGPAGISAAFFLARAGVEVHVYDEAKRAGGVVANVIPSFRLPAEEIQKDVALAEKLGAVFHLGVRIDDVSTFRTEHGFDAVLLAIGAHKSGALRLAEGSAVNALDFLHEFKEKDGRLSVGKNVVIVGAGNTAMDTARAAKRTEGVENVYLVYRRTKRYMPADQEELEEAIADGVDFRELLAPFTLRDGKLLCHRMVLSEMDQSGRRSVKETEELVEIPCDTVIASIGERVDGSFYEKNGIRSDEKGLPILNERNETSLPGVYAAGDGAFGASVIVRAIADAKLACEAILNREIGIDRPSLVTDEKIFSKKGNLADAPAKGTADSRCLACDHICENCADVCPNRANFAIKVPGREMRQILHIDYMCNECGNCESFCPYDSAPYKEKFTLFTNEADMDESENDGFAFLQDKETVVRLGGQKMHYTIGDKSSKLFYRIAELVDTVYNNYNYLIL